Genomic segment of Bos taurus isolate L1 Dominette 01449 registration number 42190680 breed Hereford chromosome X, ARS-UCD2.0, whole genome shotgun sequence:
TCCATAAATCTGTAGCTGACTACTGTATCCTGCAGAAACCTTTGCTTTCTCTGTGCTCTGAGTGCGAATATTTAACAAAAAGTATATGCTTGagatattgttttctttttgtttgtatgtttttatcTCTCCAACTAGATTACAAACCGAAAGATAAGTAtggtttctctctttcttttcttctttccagcaTTATCACACAACTTCATTGATGATACACAAATGCAGTCAATGCAAATGATAGGAGGGAGCTTATTTATGAGGAATTGGTTCACTGTCACTTATGCAgaagaaatagtaaaaatatttcaatctAGGCAGTGagataaaaagcaacaaacattTTCAGAACAGGTAGTGATATTCATTCATCCAGCTTAGGCCTGCAGACCAACTCAGATAAATATCAGCATTGATGATACAATATGATATTCATTGCTCAAAACTGGCAGCTGAAAGGATTCCTTTACCATATAGACAaggtggagaaaaggaagagttTACAACATGTGTTGCTTCTAAACTACAAAATCAAGAACTTATTCCTGGCTCTTTGGAAACATATTCTCAGCCAGTTTGGCCACGAATTttccaactttcacttttaccaaaAAATCCTGATGACTTTCTAGCCCCAGAATCTTATCAGCACACAcctgaaattcttttaaaaagaaaaaaagtgaacctTCGCTGAATTGATTCTGAGTAGATTCATTTTCCTCCCATTTAAAATTGTCATTTATGTTCTCGAATACGACCAGAAGCTTAAGAATCACCTCTTTGTTCTCCTTCTTATTAAAGAGGGAACCCAGCGAGGATGGTACTTGGGCCCTGAGCAGTTCTCTAGTCATGGCTGGATTTTCAGCCAAATTCAAAAGGAGTTTCAAAACCTGAAATTTGGTTTCTTCATTTCCTGCTGAAAATAAACGGAAAAAGTCTGAAATGGAATTAGCAAGCATGTGCTGATACTCATTAGTAACAGTCATGTTCGTAAGCAATCTTAGACCTGCCAGTTGCACAGATGAGTTCAATCGAGAAGTGATTGTGTCATCACAGACTTGATTCATGTATATCTTAAGCCTGCGCTGATTTTCAGCATTCACACTCAAGTTATTTAGGACAATTAAAGCCTTTTCCTTAACTATGGGATCCCGAGTATTGAGAATCTTTGCAACAATTGGGAGGCCACCCAGATCACGAATAATATCTCTGTTAAATGCATAAGCAGCATTGTTACCCAGAGCAATTAAAGCTGCTTCAAGAATATAAGGCTTTTCAGACATCTCAACCAAGCAAAGAACTTTCTGCAGCTCTTGAGGGGACAAAATAGTATCATCTGAATTGGGGGAAGCCCTTTTCTGGACAGCTCGACGAGCCCGGGTGGCCCTGGCCCTCGCCCTGGCCCTAGCTCTGGTTCCAGCCTCAGTCCCAATCCGGGCCCAAGGTGGGTACCATACTACACCTTTGTTCTCActgttgtcatcatcatcatcagacCAGTCATTGTACCTGGCCCCAGGACAATCCCCAACATCATCCACATCCCCAGACCCACCCTCAGCCATTTTCTCcttgttctgttttcttcctctggTCAGTCTATAAATGCAATAGCAGGCGCCAGCCCCAATCACCAGTCCCGCAGTCACCCAGCCTACTTTCCTGGCGTAGCCCATGCAATCGTCCCTGATGGTATCAGGGACAAAGAAACAGAGTAGTCACtcaggctgggggaggagggctaTGGGCCTGGCCTGGGTGCAGGCCTGTGGAGGATGATCGTCTTCAGCCACTTCAAGGCCGCGACAACTGATTCTGGAGGTGGACCTAGGGGTGGAGAAAGAAAACAGGGTTTGAGTTTCTCTTCTCCTTAAGTTGTCCTCTGCAGAGAGTTGTACAGAGGGACAAGCAAATGAATTCTTGGTAGAAAATGTAGATTGTTAACAAACTCTTTCCCCCTCATTTCACTCTCCCCAGCCCACCTCCTCCCCAAGCCTAGATAAAGGCAGTGGAGCCCATCCTCTCTGCTGGGGCCTCCGCTACCCCAAACTTGGATGTTCCCAGGGAGTGGCACCATTGCACTAACCTCCTCCAGACAGGCAGTTtgctccttcttccctcccctggAGGTGTGCCACGCCCAACAACCCTTGCAATCTGCAGAGAGACCAGAGCCAGTGAGAACTGAAGCCTTGATGGATTGACTGTTCCTCCATTTGTTGCTTTCCTGATTCACCTATCTAGGttgtcagattttaaaaaaacaaaaacacaacctcTCTCTGCCATCCAAAACATGCACATGCCTGCCGCTTCCCTAGCCTGAAATGGAGAGATGTTGGAGAAACAGTAACATTGGGTGAGCCTGTCCAACCGCGGGCAATTTCCAACCCCTCCCCCATTCCAGGCAGCCCCCATGCCCAAACCGACCTCTACGGATCCGAGGAAACTTCCTCCCTCGTTTAAACTGGTGCCACCTGCTACAGCAGACCTGCAGGATGACAGATCGAAAACATGGGGACTAAGTGCTGTTGAGAGAAGAGGATTACGAACAAACTATCTGATAGGTTTCCCTTCTGtcattctcccccaccccaccccccacgacacacgcgcgcgcacgcacacacatacacacacacactgcacgcCATTTCGCCACAGTCCCAAGAGTGTGAGAAACACACTCAGACTCAGACCTAACCTAGATTATCGCTACCTCTGgtttctccccaccccatcctcccaCCGCCCCCGTTAGGGTCTCTAGATGGTCTTACCCTCAAATCGACCTTCACGGATCCGGGttaatttccttcctcttctctagCCTGGTGTGGTGCCGCAACCTACGGAAAGACTGGCAACCCGGGAGAGGCTCGGATCCACAAGACACAGAGCCATGGTCAGGAAGACACAGTCACAGTAAGAAAGACGGGAAACTGCCGCGACCTAGTGCTTGGTGGACGGACCGGTCCCCAGAACAGAAAACTCTGTTCTTAATTCGGAGGCCTGGCTGTCAAAGGTTTCCCACCCCTTCGACCCCTCTCGGGGTTCTGCTGACACATCACATTGCACCTCCCCTCCCCATGTCCAGCCTTTCCCCTCTGGCACCGTCCTGGAGGACTGGGGGCCAACACCCAGGGCACAGCTCCCTTTCCAGATTACGGCCTCGGTTCCCACCAGATTCCCACGTCCCGATCTCTGAGCTCCTTCCAAACACCCCCCTGCTCACCATTTCGCAGCATCAGAATGGGCTGCGGGCGGGACAGACGTCTTGGAAAGCTGGCGGCGAGTGGAAGAGACGACGGAGGCGCCCCAGGATCCGCGACGGTTTCCGCCCTGCACCCTCGGCCACCCCCACCTTCTGGAATGTCCCAGGCACTGACCTGCACGGATCCTGGAtgatctccttctcctcctccttctttcctctgctgcAGGCCCACTGGCCCTCGGGGCAATGGGGAGCTGATACTCAGACGGGAACAACGACCAGAACAAGAAGGACTTCTGCACACGTCAGCTCTTGGTCACGTGAGACCTACGTCATCCACCAACTCGGGTCCCCAATTTCCCCTCCCACCAGCAGTGCGGCAGAAGAGG
This window contains:
- the ARMCX3 gene encoding armadillo repeat-containing X-linked protein 3 isoform X1 → MGYARKVGWVTAGLVIGAGACYCIYRLTRGRKQNKEKMAEGGSGDVDDVGDCPGARYNDWSDDDDDNSENKGVVWYPPWARIGTEAGTRARARARARATRARRAVQKRASPNSDDTILSPQELQKVLCLVEMSEKPYILEAALIALGNNAAYAFNRDIIRDLGGLPIVAKILNTRDPIVKEKALIVLNNLSVNAENQRRLKIYMNQVCDDTITSRLNSSVQLAGLRLLTNMTVTNEYQHMLANSISDFFRLFSAGNEETKFQVLKLLLNLAENPAMTRELLRAQVPSSLGSLFNKKENKEVILKLLVVFENINDNFKWEENESTQNQFSEGSLFFFLKEFQVCADKILGLESHQDFLVKVKVGKFVAKLAENMFPKSQE